In Glycine max cultivar Williams 82 chromosome 10, Glycine_max_v4.0, whole genome shotgun sequence, the DNA window CTTATTTTAGGGAAATTTGTAACATAGATTCAATTATATGTAGGACTAGGGTCAGATATAGTCAAACAAATTGTCTTTTGGTTCTTTGGTAGTAGATCACTGCTTTTGGAATGTGATTGGTTTCTTTGCTTGTGCAAGCATTTCAACCACTTCCCTCATGGTTGGTCTCTCCACACTTTGTTCCTGAACACATAGCATGGCCACAAAGTATACCTACTTTGCTTCATCTAAGGGAATGTGACATAGTCTCTCATCAAGAATCTTCACCACCTTGTCATTGCTCCAATTTGTTTGCAACTTGGTCCATTGAACAATGTCTAGACCTTCTTCCCCAAAATTCCCCACTGGCCTTCTCCCTGTTAGTAGTTCTAGCAGCACCACTCCAAAGCTATAGACATGACTTCTCCTTGTAAGCTgataaaacaataacataattcaaattaaaaacttaatccATAATCTGatcaaaaattttaaagttaCAAAATGATGCTACTTAGTTGTATTCAGAACCCAAATAATATGTTATTAGCTTCTCATTCTCCCTTATAGAACATAACATAGAAAGAGAAGTTTCTTGCCGTGAAAATGATGGATCAGCTAGGATCTCTGCAGCAACTTCTATTAGAATCTCCTCCCCTCCAACCGGAATTGGTTGTTCTTCTGAAAAAGGATAGCTACCCATCATAGTGCCCCATTTAGTCTCTATAGAGAATTTTCtagaaatgttaaaataaatatgttgtcAGTCAGAAGTTTACTTGTGTGCATTGCATGCTTCAATAGTCTGCAAAATCCTCCTCTGAGGAACAGGTCTATTGAAAGTCATCAATATCCTATATGCCGACTTAGTGGAATAAAAACCACTAGGATCAGCTTTCCAAACCATGGTGTCCTGCATCTGGTGCTGAATAGTAATAGCAGTAATGTCATCCATGAAAGCTACTGCTAGATCATCCATGAAAGCTACTGTCTTTGGCGTGTGTGGGGTGTGAGTGTATCATATGTCGCTTCAAATTGATCATTATTAGTTTGTGTAAGCGGTAGTGAAAGGACTTCACCTTTTTCTGGGGTTCGTGTAATTGTAAACTAAAAACTGGATGGTGCCACCTAAGTGTAAAATATGCATATGAATTGTGAAGCTCCTCACTACTAACTCTTCTTGAAAGCATCTTCTCTTTGGTGTAAACCTCCAGCTCTTGCTCCAATTTTGATTCTTTGAGTTGTCTTTGAGCTATTTTTGTTTCCATCAGTATTTCCTTCTTGCTGGCCTTGAGAGCTTCAATCCATGCCTCAGCTGCTGCTACTTTTTTATcagcaatttctttttttttatcagcaaagataatatattatatattgaaagAAGTACTACAGGTACTTAAAATACAAAAGAAGTCCATATATATGGTTCCACAATCAGACATTGATATTCTGAGGGGGAACCAAGCTATGGATACATAATGCATATGAATTTACAAGTATAGAGCTCATAACTATGCAATCCCTTGCTGATACATAAAACTTTGTGGTAAATTACTTGACCAGTGATTAAAATGCACTGTAAAATCCTTCTCAATACTCCTAAGCCAAGACCATAGGAGGAATATTGATTCTTCAAACAGTTTATTAGCATCGAAATTTGCATTAGAGAAGACTATACTGTTTCTAAGTTTCCAAATGGACCAAGTTAAAGCTAGCCACCAGCATTGCCATCTATTATTTCTTACACCAGCAGCTTGAACACCCAAATATTGAAGGAAGTGCTGCTTTGGCCTTAATGGAAAAGCACCCTTAATTTGCAGCCATGACATGGTTTCCCACCATATGGGTTGTACTTTGCTGCAGTGAAAGAAAAGATGGGATGCATCATCTTGTTGGGTTCTGCAGAGAGGACATAGTGTATCTGTCTTCTCTAATGTCAATTGTCCTCTTGCGCcaatacccggagcaaaagtagCCACTAGATGTGTTTATAAAGAAATGAAGCTAAcaagagatttaaaaaaaaagaaggaaaaacacaTCCAAATCCTCCAATCCAAAAGAAAGAACCTTTCACTACAAGGGattcatgtttgattttattGGTGTAACCAATGGTATCCTCCTCGAAGCACGAGGAGGCAATCCTATTTGAGCCAAACAGTATAGGACTACTATGAACAGTAAAACTCTCCTTGAGGTGTATCTAGAACTCAAATGTGAGACCACTTTTTGAATAAACCCAAGATACCCCTACCCGAAATTCAAAGACTACGAATTCAAGATCACTGGTTAATATAAAAGagctttatttttatgtattaataaaTGAGACTGTATCACAGGATCATAATAAATTTGCAAGTGTACATAAACCTCAGCTGTTGAGAACAAACAGAtcaatgagaaattaaaaataataggaatccaaatcaaatctgagGTTTCAGAAAACAGGAACACACGTTTTTAGCATTGTCCTTTGGTTCTGAAGAGAGGCCAAACAATTTTAAGACAACCAATTAAATTGAGAAGGAGTGCATATAGTACAGGAAAACAAGAATCCTATGTGTAGCTATATAAACCATGAGACAAATAATAAGAATGTGTAAACAAATCGGATTCAAAATACCAATTGGTAGATCTGTAGCaagtaaaaaaacaagaattgGAGTAATAAGAGAACTAAACTTGgattatgaattatgaaaagaaagaggaaCTTACAAGAATAATAATGagattgaaaggaaaaaacaaataagAGAAGGGTAGTTTGTGTAGGCATTATAGAGGTcctgggaagaagaagaagaagaaaaagataggAGTTGTTGATGGCGTTGTAAGAAGTAAAGTGTTATTTATAGGATTTATAAGGTACTAAAATGGTCGGAGACAAGATATTAGGATAACACTGACACAATCTCACCACGTCAGGACTTGTTTTGTTTACAAAGTAAACAACAGAGTTTGCAATTGGACTTTCTTAACATAATGACAGTATTACACCTCTGCTAagataaattttcttattataggTTATGAATCATGATTTGTTTGAATTAGTCTATTAGTCTAtttaaagattgaaaaaaaatgatctcATCAACTCAGTTTAACCTGTTAAATATGAATTGTAAgtatatcatatattatattagcAAATAATTTGATCTGGTCACCGCTTCCCTTTTGAACAAGCATGGCCTTCAACACAATTACATTATCCAATGAGACTTCACCCACAAACACTGTATCATCTGCATATTGCATAATGTTTACAGGCTCTTTCTGCTTCCTAACTAAGTAGCTTCTGTATAGATCTTTGGTTGTTGCTACCCTCATCATACCAGTCAAACCTTCTGCCACAATATTAAAAGGCAGAGGGGCTAAAGGGTCCCCTTGTCTCAATCCTCTAGTGGGGGCAAattcctttgtagggctaccATTTATTAAGATTGATACAGTGGCTGATTGAAGACAGGCATTGATCCATTTTCTCCATTTAAGGCAGAAATCCATCCTATCCAGCATATACTCCAGAAATGACCATGAAACAGAATCATAAGCCTTTTCAAAGTCCACCTTGAACACCAGTGCTGGCTTCTTACACCTTTTAGCTTCCTCTACTACCTCATTGAGAATCATAGTTCCATGAAGAATGTGTCTATCCTTTATGAAAGCTGATTGTCTTTCATCAATGAGGCCAGGCATCACTTTCCTTAGTCTGTTTCCCAATAATTTGgctattattttatacatacagCCAATGAGGGAGATGGGTCTATAGTCATTAAATGACTGGGGATGGTTTGTTTTAGGAATTAGGGCCAAAACGGATGCATTGTTGCCCTTAGGAAAGCTTCCATTAACATGAAATTCATCCACAAATCTCCTGAATTCTGGTTTTaggacccccccccccccccaatactcctttataaaattaaaattgaatcaatCCGGCCCAGGACATTTATCCCCTCCACAACTCCACACAGCTTCCTTAAGTTCATGATCTGTAAAAGGGGCAATCATCTCCTCGCTTTGAGTGTGAGTGATCATTTTGAATTGAACCCCATCCAAGGTAGGTCTGGTTAGCTTTTCCTCAGTGAATCTACTAGCAAAAAATTTAACAGCTTCATCCTTAATCAATTTAGGTTGCTGAACCCATACATCATCAATGAAGATGCCTTGAATTGTATTATAGTGTCTTCtgaaatttatagttttgtgGAAGAAGGCTGTATTACTGTCACCTTCCTTGAGCCATTTAATCCTTGATTTCTGCCTCAAGAGTGATTCATATGCAAATGAGACCTGCCACAGTTCCTGCTGAATGGACTTCATAGACTTAACTTCATCCTCCGACAGAGTTCTATCCTGGgcaattaattcaatttcatgCAGCTTCTACTTTAGTCGCtgaattttgttgttattaacaTCCCCATTCTATATACTCCACTGTTTTAAGCTGGATTTTAGGTTCCTCAATTTGTTTTTAAGCACAATACTCCCCCATCCAAGTTGCTGGTCACCACACCACACTTCTTTAACCAGTCTTTGATACTCTTTATTTTTAAGCCAACAGTCCATCACCCTAAATGGCTTAGGGCCCCAATCCACTAGAtctgttttcaaaataattggaCAGTGATCAGAATAATCCCTGTGGAGTACTTGTTGTGAAGAATCAGGCCATTTAAGTAGCCACTTTTCTGAAACCAAGCATCTATCGAGCCTACTCCTCACAGATCCATTTGGCCTACACCAAGTAAATATGCTACCAAAGCTTTTAATTTCCTGAATTTCCATGTCTAATATCCAATCATTGAAACCAGAACTATCATATGTGCCCACACTCCTTTGAGATGAGCCTGTTCTTTCATCCTGGCTTCTAATGCTATTGAAATCCACAAGGAAGCACCATAAACCCTCAGGATTAGAAGCTTTTAACTGCCTCAGTTCTTCCCACAAATCTCTCTTCCCAACAAGATCACATGGAGCATATACATTGACAATGAACAGCTTCAAATTGTCCTTAATCCATGTCCCTACAAGCATTAAAAAATTTCTGCCTTTCACCCTCCTGTCCACCTCGAAATCTGAATTGTTCCACATGCAAAGTAAGCCTCCAACTGTGTGTACTGATGGAACACTGTCCCAAGAGAC includes these proteins:
- the LOC102669304 gene encoding uncharacterized protein, producing the protein MKWIKWAAIRKLNLKYKVDLVCLQETKKENFTKLICQNIWGDSNVSWDSVPSVHTVGGLLCMWNNSDFEVDRRVKGRNFLMLVGTWIKDNLKLFIVNVYAPCDLVGKRDLWEELRQLKASNPEGLWCFLVDFNSIRSQDERTGSSQRSVGTYDSSGFNDWILDMEIQEIKSFGSIFTWCRPNGSVRSRLDRCLVSEKWLLKWPDSSQQVLHRDYSDHCPIILKTDLVDWGPKPFRVMDCWLKNKEYQRLVKEVWCGDQQLGWGSIDRTLSEDEVKSMKSIQQELWQVSFAYESLLRQKSRIKWLKEGDSNTAFFHKTINFRRHYNTIQGIFIDDVWVQQPKLIKDEAVKFFASRFTEEKLTRPTLDGVQFKMITHTQSEEMIAPFTDHELKEAVWSCGGDKCPGPD